The Nerophis ophidion isolate RoL-2023_Sa linkage group LG07, RoL_Noph_v1.0, whole genome shotgun sequence genome contains a region encoding:
- the LOC133555843 gene encoding gastrula zinc finger protein XlCGF48.2-like isoform X1, with amino-acid sequence MMCNTTNRSFRMQLAAIMEKLTKTALVEIGNLADECSSVLLGEISLHKSENEALKRRCYSLEVQLRAAREAHYYPAHVNSVNRRMPDSQEAHKSADHQQDQPSIDGVFGKDWCMDLWRDDKRVTPQRKEPVEPVAMPSMTPEVLDIIDREPDLIFVKEEIYDDHPLGQQMRVTESRKDVGMVEAQSSLHRSVSELQLHSEDLSAFPLMVDAQVQRSQPSIMDKLIEDAAMSTMLDNTNPPATTSDYADYTNSAVVAAKDLISFPLKPTRPLKHFQCLFCGKVFNYLSSLKVHIRRHSGEKPFSCTVCGKCFAQKTYLKLHQRVHSGEKPYSCLSCGRSFSQKSSLNIHFRTHTGEKPYSCVDCGKCYAYKYGLNHHQCFTHAVDTNTT; translated from the exons ATGATGTGCAACACAACCAACCGAAGTTTCCGAATGCAGCTCGCGGCCATCATGGAGAAGCTAACCAAGACGGCCTTGGTGGAGATCGGCAACCTGGCGGACGAATGCTCCTCCGTCCTCCTGGGCGAGATCTCCCTGCACAAAAGCGAGAACGAGGCCCTGAAGAGGAGGTGTTACTCCCTGGAGGTGCAGCTGAGGGCCGCCCGGGAGGCGCACTACTACCCGGCACACGTCAACAGCGTCAACCGGAGGATGCCAGACAGTCAAGAGGCTCATAAATCTG CAGACCATCAGCAGGACCAACCGTCCATCGATGGCGTCTTCGGGAAGGACTGGTGCATGGACCTGTGGCGAGACGACAAAAGAGTCACCCCTCAGAGGAAAGAGCCGGTGGAACCTGTCGCCATGCCCAGCATGACACCAGAG GTGTTGGATATCATCGACCGAGAACCCGATCTCATCTTCGTCAAGGAGGAAATTTATGACGATCATCCGCTCGGGCAGCAGATGAGGGTGACGGAGAGCAGGAAAG ATGTGGGGATGGTGGAGGCCCAAAGTTCTCTCCACCGATCCGTGAGCGAGCTGCAGCTTCATTCGGAGGACTTGTCCGCCTTCCCCTTGATGGTGGACGCACAAGTGCAGCGCTCGCAGCCCAGCATTATGGACAAGCTGATCGAGGACGCGGCCATGAGCACGATGCTGGACAACACCAACCCGCCCGCGACGACCAGCGACTACGCCGACTACACAAACAGCGCCGTGGTCGCCGCCAAAGATCTCATCAGCTTTCCGCTAAAACCCACAAGACCACTGAAGCACTTCCAGTGTCTTTTCTGCGGCAAAGTCTTCAACTATCTAAGCAGCCTGAAAGTCCACATCAGACGCCACTCGGGCGAAAAACCTTTCAGCTGCACGGTCTGCGGCAAGTGCTTCGCCCAAAAGACGTACCTGAAGCTTCACCAGCGCGTCCACTCCGGAGAGAAACCCTACAGCTGTCTCAGCTGCGGCAGGAGTTTCTCCCAGAAAAGCTCGCTGAACATTCATTTCCGGACGCACACGGGGGAGAAGCCGTACAGCTGCGTGGACTGCGGGAAATGTTACGCCTACAAGTACGGTTTGAACCACCATCAGTGTTTCACCCACGCCGTCGACACCAACACCACCTAG
- the LOC133555843 gene encoding gastrula zinc finger protein XlCGF48.2-like isoform X2: MMCNTTNRSFRMQLAAIMEKLTKTALVEIGNLADECSSVLLGEISLHKSENEALKRRCYSLEVQLRAAREAHYYPAHVNSVNRRMPDSQEAHKSDHQQDQPSIDGVFGKDWCMDLWRDDKRVTPQRKEPVEPVAMPSMTPEVLDIIDREPDLIFVKEEIYDDHPLGQQMRVTESRKDVGMVEAQSSLHRSVSELQLHSEDLSAFPLMVDAQVQRSQPSIMDKLIEDAAMSTMLDNTNPPATTSDYADYTNSAVVAAKDLISFPLKPTRPLKHFQCLFCGKVFNYLSSLKVHIRRHSGEKPFSCTVCGKCFAQKTYLKLHQRVHSGEKPYSCLSCGRSFSQKSSLNIHFRTHTGEKPYSCVDCGKCYAYKYGLNHHQCFTHAVDTNTT, from the exons ATGATGTGCAACACAACCAACCGAAGTTTCCGAATGCAGCTCGCGGCCATCATGGAGAAGCTAACCAAGACGGCCTTGGTGGAGATCGGCAACCTGGCGGACGAATGCTCCTCCGTCCTCCTGGGCGAGATCTCCCTGCACAAAAGCGAGAACGAGGCCCTGAAGAGGAGGTGTTACTCCCTGGAGGTGCAGCTGAGGGCCGCCCGGGAGGCGCACTACTACCCGGCACACGTCAACAGCGTCAACCGGAGGATGCCAGACAGTCAAGAGGCTCATAAATCTG ACCATCAGCAGGACCAACCGTCCATCGATGGCGTCTTCGGGAAGGACTGGTGCATGGACCTGTGGCGAGACGACAAAAGAGTCACCCCTCAGAGGAAAGAGCCGGTGGAACCTGTCGCCATGCCCAGCATGACACCAGAG GTGTTGGATATCATCGACCGAGAACCCGATCTCATCTTCGTCAAGGAGGAAATTTATGACGATCATCCGCTCGGGCAGCAGATGAGGGTGACGGAGAGCAGGAAAG ATGTGGGGATGGTGGAGGCCCAAAGTTCTCTCCACCGATCCGTGAGCGAGCTGCAGCTTCATTCGGAGGACTTGTCCGCCTTCCCCTTGATGGTGGACGCACAAGTGCAGCGCTCGCAGCCCAGCATTATGGACAAGCTGATCGAGGACGCGGCCATGAGCACGATGCTGGACAACACCAACCCGCCCGCGACGACCAGCGACTACGCCGACTACACAAACAGCGCCGTGGTCGCCGCCAAAGATCTCATCAGCTTTCCGCTAAAACCCACAAGACCACTGAAGCACTTCCAGTGTCTTTTCTGCGGCAAAGTCTTCAACTATCTAAGCAGCCTGAAAGTCCACATCAGACGCCACTCGGGCGAAAAACCTTTCAGCTGCACGGTCTGCGGCAAGTGCTTCGCCCAAAAGACGTACCTGAAGCTTCACCAGCGCGTCCACTCCGGAGAGAAACCCTACAGCTGTCTCAGCTGCGGCAGGAGTTTCTCCCAGAAAAGCTCGCTGAACATTCATTTCCGGACGCACACGGGGGAGAAGCCGTACAGCTGCGTGGACTGCGGGAAATGTTACGCCTACAAGTACGGTTTGAACCACCATCAGTGTTTCACCCACGCCGTCGACACCAACACCACCTAG